One window of Helicobacter winghamensis ATCC BAA-430 genomic DNA carries:
- the selD gene encoding selenide, water dikinase SelD gives MAKSLCNTPNPDILVDFKGSEDAGIYRLSPTLALVQTADFITPVVNDPFIYGQIAAANALSDVYAMGGIVKCALNLMMWDMCRIPEDYARAILEGGLSKIKEAGGALIGGHTIADSEQKYGLSVSGIINPQKIWRNNGAKVNDVLILTKPIGMGVLTTALKANLLDSNTQEKISKIMAELNRYACEIASAFEIHACTDITGFGLLGHLSEMLNPSINIRLNSNAIPIVKEAIPFARDGIIPGGSCGNQRATEHLCKFNLDKNAKYKDLEILLYDAQTSGGLVFALDKAKAKDLCKALQDKGIEAAEIIGEVEPYNPNCPIRIFVE, from the coding sequence ATTGCCAAATCTCTATGCAACACTCCAAATCCTGACATTTTAGTAGATTTTAAAGGTAGCGAAGATGCTGGAATTTACCGCTTAAGCCCTACACTTGCTTTGGTGCAAACTGCAGACTTTATTACTCCTGTGGTTAATGATCCTTTTATCTATGGGCAAATCGCTGCTGCTAATGCACTAAGTGATGTTTATGCAATGGGCGGTATTGTCAAATGCGCTCTTAATTTAATGATGTGGGATATGTGCAGAATCCCAGAAGACTATGCGCGCGCAATTTTAGAGGGGGGACTATCTAAGATTAAAGAAGCTGGAGGCGCTCTTATTGGAGGACACACAATAGCTGATAGCGAACAAAAATATGGCTTAAGTGTAAGTGGAATCATTAATCCGCAAAAAATTTGGCGCAATAATGGCGCAAAAGTTAATGATGTGCTAATCCTTACAAAACCCATTGGAATGGGAGTTTTAACAACTGCGCTAAAAGCAAACTTGCTAGATTCCAACACACAAGAAAAAATCTCTAAGATTATGGCAGAACTTAATCGCTATGCTTGCGAGATTGCAAGCGCATTTGAAATCCACGCCTGCACAGACATTACAGGTTTTGGGCTTTTAGGGCATTTAAGCGAAATGCTAAATCCAAGCATTAATATCCGTTTAAATAGCAATGCAATTCCAATTGTAAAAGAAGCGATTCCATTTGCGCGTGATGGAATTATTCCAGGCGGAAGTTGTGGAAACCAAAGAGCAACAGAACATTTGTGCAAATTTAATCTTGACAAAAATGCAAAATACAAAGATTTAGAAATTTTACTCTATGATGCGCAAACTTCTGGCGGACTTGTGTTTGCCCTAGATAAAGCCAAAGCAAAAGATCTCTGCAAAGCTTTACAAGATAAGGGCATAGAAGCTGCAGAAATCATTGGAGAAGTTGAACCTTATAATCCAAACTGCCCCATTAGAATTTTTGTGGAGTAA
- a CDS encoding YbgC/FadM family acyl-CoA thioesterase — translation MQIRIYYEDTDCGGIVYHTNYLKYCERARSEAFFKAGIPPLKDGIGFVVKDMQIEFLSPAKLGDLLEVKTTLLEQKSASLRLSQSILLNNKEIFKAQLTLVCLDSKTQKITKIPLWAKSIFTSF, via the coding sequence TTGCAAATACGCATTTATTATGAAGATACAGATTGTGGCGGAATCGTCTATCATACAAATTATTTAAAATATTGTGAAAGAGCGCGTTCTGAAGCTTTTTTCAAAGCTGGAATTCCACCATTAAAAGACGGAATCGGATTTGTAGTTAAAGATATGCAAATAGAATTTTTATCTCCTGCAAAGCTTGGTGATTTACTAGAAGTAAAAACAACACTTTTAGAGCAAAAAAGCGCTTCTTTAAGATTAAGTCAAAGCATTTTGCTAAACAATAAAGAAATCTTTAAAGCACAATTAACACTTGTTTGCTTGGATTCTAAAACACAGAAAATTACCAAAATTCCACTTTGGGCAAAAAGTATTT